From a single Kitasatospora sp. NBC_00458 genomic region:
- a CDS encoding tetratricopeptide repeat protein, which produces MATFYFESKAYTDAARMLEDVLAEEPANLSVRMLLARSYFHSAQLSRAEAELRRVLDSDPAEDYARLMLGRTLERQGRAEEARPHLRLVAAMTGEEY; this is translated from the coding sequence ATGGCGACGTTCTACTTCGAGTCCAAGGCGTACACCGACGCCGCCCGGATGCTGGAGGACGTGCTCGCCGAGGAGCCGGCCAACCTCTCGGTCCGGATGCTGCTCGCCCGCAGCTACTTCCACTCCGCCCAGCTCTCCCGGGCCGAGGCCGAACTGCGCCGGGTACTGGACTCCGACCCGGCCGAGGACTACGCCCGGCTGATGCTCGGCCGCACGCTGGAGCGCCAGGGCCGCGCCGAGGAGGCCCGCCCGCACCTGCGGCTCGTCGCCGCGATGACCGGCGAGGAGTACTGA
- the rpsD gene encoding 30S ribosomal protein S4 yields the protein MANQKRPKVKIARALGVPLTPKSVKYFEARPYPPGQHGRGRKQNSDYKVRLLEKQRLRAQYDLSEKQMARAFDRAKKAEGKTGEALVAELETRLDSLVLRSGIARTIYQARQMVVHGHIEVNGGKVNKPSYQMKPGFVVTVRERSKEKVPFQVAREGGYAGEGQTPKYLEVNLKALAFRLDRAPQRKEVPVICDEQLVVEYYSR from the coding sequence ATGGCGAACCAGAAGCGTCCCAAGGTCAAGATCGCGCGTGCGCTCGGCGTGCCGCTGACCCCGAAGTCCGTCAAGTACTTCGAGGCCCGCCCGTACCCGCCCGGCCAGCACGGCCGTGGTCGCAAGCAGAACTCGGACTACAAGGTCCGTCTGCTTGAGAAGCAGCGTCTGCGCGCCCAGTACGACCTGAGCGAGAAGCAGATGGCGCGCGCGTTCGACCGCGCGAAGAAGGCCGAGGGCAAGACCGGTGAGGCGCTCGTCGCCGAGCTGGAGACCCGCCTGGACTCCCTGGTGCTGCGTTCGGGCATCGCCCGCACCATCTACCAGGCCCGCCAGATGGTCGTCCACGGTCACATCGAGGTCAACGGCGGCAAGGTCAACAAGCCGTCGTACCAGATGAAGCCGGGCTTCGTGGTCACCGTCCGCGAGCGCAGCAAGGAGAAGGTCCCGTTCCAGGTCGCCCGTGAGGGTGGCTACGCGGGCGAGGGCCAGACCCCGAAGTACCTTGAGGTCAACCTGAAGGCCCTGGCCTTCCGCCTGGACCGCGCGCCGCAGCGCAAGGAGGTCCCGGTGATCTGCGACGAGCAGCTCGTCGTCGAGTACTACTCGCGCTGA